A window of Christiangramia forsetii KT0803 contains these coding sequences:
- a CDS encoding trimeric intracellular cation channel family protein, with the protein MELSLFNILDVLGTIAFAISGALSAMNRRLDLFGIFIIAFVTAIGGGTVRDILIGETPVTWMENTVYVYLIGVVTILAIIFRNKINYLKKSLFLFDTIGLGVFTITGVETGIQNDLDPIISVALGAMTGTFGGVIRDILCNEIPVIFRKEIYATACLIGALAYVTLYDLGMDSDVIYIVTSLTVISIRIVVVKYHITLPSFYPTSPNSSRIR; encoded by the coding sequence ATGGAATTGAGTTTGTTCAATATACTGGATGTTCTGGGAACCATTGCCTTCGCTATTTCCGGAGCCTTATCGGCGATGAACCGAAGATTGGATCTCTTCGGAATCTTTATTATCGCTTTTGTTACGGCGATTGGTGGCGGAACTGTTCGAGATATTTTAATCGGTGAGACCCCGGTTACCTGGATGGAAAATACCGTATACGTATACCTGATTGGTGTCGTTACAATTCTGGCGATCATCTTTAGAAATAAAATCAATTATCTTAAAAAATCTCTTTTTCTCTTTGATACCATCGGGCTGGGTGTATTTACGATTACCGGGGTGGAAACTGGAATTCAAAACGATCTCGATCCTATTATTTCTGTAGCTCTCGGAGCTATGACAGGAACATTTGGCGGAGTAATTAGGGATATTCTTTGTAATGAAATCCCGGTAATTTTCAGAAAAGAGATCTATGCGACAGCCTGTTTGATCGGAGCTCTGGCTTATGTCACACTGTATGACCTGGGAATGGATTCAGACGTCATTTATATTGTCACCTCTTTGACAGTAATTAGCATTAGGATTGTCGTAGTGAAATATCATATAACCTTACCTTCCTTTTATCCTACTTCCCCCAACAGTTCAAGAATCAGATAA